A portion of the Arcobacter sp. F155 genome contains these proteins:
- a CDS encoding NAD+ synthase — MIDWNNIKKQLQEFLKIELAKTGLNRVTVGLSGGLDSAVVAVLCKEIFGDNMSCVLMPSQFSSKESVDDAVELCEKFNIKYEIKSIAPMVEAYIQNMDEDKLRIGNFSARMRMSVLYDTSSRDKSIVVGTSNKSELLLGYGTIFGDIACAINPIGEMYKSDEFEFAKFLGVTDAIINKKPSADLWEGQSDEEELGYSYAQMDEVLKLLVDENKTKEELLTLDYDEKLIDLLNYRIKANAFKGKLPVIAKIKWS; from the coding sequence TTGATTGATTGGAATAATATAAAAAAACAATTACAGGAGTTCTTAAAAATAGAACTTGCTAAAACTGGATTAAATAGAGTTACTGTAGGACTTTCAGGTGGTTTAGATTCTGCTGTAGTTGCAGTACTTTGTAAAGAGATTTTCGGTGATAATATGAGTTGTGTTTTAATGCCTTCTCAATTTTCATCAAAAGAGAGTGTTGATGATGCTGTAGAACTTTGCGAAAAATTTAATATAAAATATGAAATAAAATCTATAGCTCCTATGGTAGAAGCATATATCCAAAATATGGATGAAGACAAGCTTAGAATAGGTAACTTTAGTGCAAGAATGAGAATGTCTGTTTTATATGATACTTCATCAAGGGACAAATCTATTGTAGTAGGAACATCAAATAAAAGTGAACTTTTACTTGGGTATGGAACTATTTTTGGTGATATTGCTTGTGCAATAAATCCAATTGGGGAAATGTACAAAAGTGATGAATTTGAGTTTGCAAAATTTCTTGGTGTAACAGATGCAATTATCAATAAAAAACCTAGTGCAGACCTTTGGGAAGGTCAAAGTGATGAAGAGGAGCTTGGTTACTCTTATGCACAAATGGATGAAGTACTTAAACTTTTAGTTGATGAAAATAAAACAAAAGAAGAATTACTTACTTTAGATTATGATGAAAAATTAATTGATTTATTAAACTATAGAATTAAAGCAAATGCATTTAAGGGTAAATTACCTGTAATAGCAAAAATTAAATGGAGTTAA
- a CDS encoding bacterioferritin-associated ferredoxin produces MAKSFPHSFEVCKCKHVTLGEVIHSIKERDAKSIDEIGNLTDAGTCCKCCQSSEKDFGTEKMELYLEEIVNKFIK; encoded by the coding sequence ATGGCTAAAAGTTTTCCACACTCTTTTGAAGTATGTAAATGTAAACATGTTACTTTAGGAGAAGTAATTCATTCAATTAAAGAAAGAGATGCTAAAAGTATAGATGAAATAGGTAACTTAACAGATGCAGGTACATGTTGTAAATGTTGTCAAAGTAGCGAAAAAGACTTTGGAACTGAGAAGATGGAATTATATTTAGAAGAAATAGTAAATAAGTTTATAAAATAA
- a CDS encoding bacterioferritin-associated ferredoxin has product MLKDFELDYEVCNCLKVSINDIKNSIENKNVKSLRDLQEVTKAGTECRHCIFPEGDFGKIKKKIYCKTVLNEVLNG; this is encoded by the coding sequence GTGTTAAAAGATTTTGAATTAGATTATGAAGTTTGTAATTGTTTGAAAGTCTCTATAAATGATATTAAAAACTCAATTGAAAATAAAAATGTAAAGTCTTTAAGGGATTTACAAGAAGTTACAAAAGCAGGGACAGAGTGCAGACACTGTATTTTCCCTGAAGGTGACTTTGGAAAAATTAAAAAGAAAATTTATTGTAAAACTGTATTAAATGAGGTATTAAATGGCTAA
- a CDS encoding TerB family tellurite resistance protein has product MKLIFLLFVGIVLYFIAKNYKTEKFENIKLNVKEKFTGDLMNHEAGLLVALMAKVAKADGEVCELEKEMLKHTFNDISRHFENQDEIKVKLQDIYTKEQESFDNTIEICEKLYKITKNHYQKRVKIIEYLLNLAFIDKDFSQTEFMIAEDIANALKIKRADFENLVNTFENFYKQQKESQAISIDKAYTVLGSSEEDDNNTLKKNYRKLVKEHHPDIVAGRGESQSIIDEATRKLQEINEAYEMIKKHRGI; this is encoded by the coding sequence ATGAAATTAATTTTTTTACTATTTGTAGGAATAGTACTATATTTTATTGCAAAAAATTACAAGACAGAGAAGTTTGAAAATATTAAGCTAAATGTCAAAGAAAAATTTACTGGTGATTTAATGAATCACGAAGCAGGTCTTTTAGTTGCATTGATGGCAAAAGTTGCAAAAGCTGATGGTGAAGTTTGTGAACTAGAAAAAGAGATGTTAAAGCATACTTTTAATGATATCTCAAGACATTTTGAAAATCAAGATGAGATAAAAGTAAAGTTACAAGATATATATACTAAAGAGCAAGAAAGCTTTGATAATACTATTGAAATTTGCGAAAAACTATATAAAATAACAAAAAATCACTACCAAAAAAGAGTTAAGATTATAGAATATCTATTAAATTTAGCATTTATAGATAAAGACTTTTCTCAAACTGAGTTTATGATTGCAGAAGATATTGCAAATGCTTTAAAGATAAAAAGAGCAGATTTTGAAAATCTAGTTAATACATTTGAAAACTTCTACAAACAACAAAAAGAGAGTCAAGCTATCTCTATAGATAAAGCATATACAGTTTTAGGTTCATCAGAAGAAGATGATAATAATACTTTAAAGAAAAACTATAGAAAACTTGTAAAAGAACATCATCCAGATATTGTAGCTGGAAGAGGTGAAAGTCAAAGTATTATTGATGAAGCAACAAGAAAACTTCAAGAGATAAATGAAGCATATGAAATGATAAAAAAACATAGAGGTATATAA
- the tatB gene encoding Sec-independent protein translocase protein TatB has product MFGMGFMEIFLIAVVAIIALGPDKLPTAMVEIAKFIKKFKSGIEDAKSTLDNELNINEMKEEAAKYKAQIEDAKNTLNVKENMNLDLDNILSDDNEPSKVKEDSKKEAKEDEVKEQVSLKEPKKKKKKENSDKFKVNFDEEIKEEK; this is encoded by the coding sequence ATGTTTGGAATGGGTTTTATGGAAATATTTTTAATTGCCGTAGTTGCAATTATCGCTCTAGGTCCCGATAAGCTACCAACTGCAATGGTAGAAATAGCTAAGTTTATCAAAAAATTTAAATCAGGTATTGAAGATGCTAAATCTACACTTGACAACGAATTAAATATTAATGAGATGAAAGAAGAAGCTGCTAAATATAAAGCTCAAATTGAAGACGCTAAAAATACTCTAAATGTAAAAGAAAATATGAATTTAGATTTAGACAATATCTTAAGTGATGATAATGAACCTTCTAAAGTAAAAGAAGATTCTAAAAAAGAGGCGAAAGAAGATGAAGTTAAAGAACAAGTTTCATTAAAAGAGCCAAAGAAAAAAAAGAAAAAAGAAAATAGTGATAAATTTAAAGTAAATTTTGACGAAGAAATTAAGGAAGAAAAATAA
- the tatC gene encoding twin-arginine translocase subunit TatC produces the protein MLDDLKPHIADLRKRLMVSALSLGIAFFACFFFYEPILGWMMVPVEAVLPPNSQMVAVEIQETFFTALKVAFFAGFIVSLPVIFWQMWLFLAPGLYEHEKKLVIPFVFFATLMFLIGSSFAYYVVVPFGFEFLINFGSAVVTVLPSIGKYVGFFTKLLFGFGVAFELPVITFFLAKIGLVDDKALKDFFKYAVVIIFIFASLLTPPDVITQFLMAGPLIFLYIVSIYIAKIFNPHQPIDEDDEE, from the coding sequence ATGCTTGATGATTTAAAGCCCCATATAGCTGACCTTAGAAAAAGGTTAATGGTATCTGCACTATCCCTTGGTATTGCATTTTTTGCTTGTTTCTTTTTTTATGAACCAATCCTTGGATGGATGATGGTTCCAGTTGAAGCTGTACTTCCACCAAACTCTCAAATGGTAGCAGTAGAGATTCAAGAAACATTCTTCACAGCACTTAAAGTAGCATTTTTTGCAGGTTTTATTGTTTCATTACCTGTAATTTTCTGGCAAATGTGGCTATTTTTAGCTCCTGGTCTTTATGAGCATGAAAAAAAACTAGTTATACCTTTTGTATTTTTTGCAACATTAATGTTCTTAATAGGTTCATCATTTGCATATTATGTTGTTGTACCTTTTGGTTTTGAATTCCTTATTAACTTTGGTTCTGCTGTTGTTACAGTATTACCAAGTATTGGTAAATATGTTGGATTCTTTACAAAACTATTATTTGGTTTTGGAGTTGCATTTGAATTACCTGTAATTACATTTTTCCTAGCAAAAATTGGACTTGTTGATGATAAAGCATTAAAAGACTTCTTTAAATATGCAGTTGTAATAATTTTTATCTTTGCATCACTTTTAACTCCTCCAGATGTTATTACACAATTCTTAATGGCTGGACCACTTATTTTCCTTTATATTGTTTCAATATATATTGCAAAAATATTTAATCCACACCAACCAATAGATGAAGATGATGAAGAGTAA
- the queA gene encoding tRNA preQ1(34) S-adenosylmethionine ribosyltransferase-isomerase QueA: MMKSNLDPLKTSSYDYDLPKELIATKPVYPADSAKLLVYNRETDTITHTTFKSLMDVLPDNLSVFLNDTKVIKARIFGEKESGGKVELLFNKPLFMDRYLVMIRGKVKVGTKLFFPMNLQAEVLEVNDDGSRVVNFIKDDKKLDFLTLVEILNEIGHLPLPPYMNREDEEKDNKDYQTLFAKNYGAVAAPTASLHFTEELLKRINNKYDVNYLTLHVGAGTFKPVDSEDILSHPMHSEYFEIGIDAKKSLDEAQKVLAVGTTVTRTVEYYARTNKIQGECDLFLNPANTPIKVDHLLTNFHLPKSTLIMLIASFVGLEKTLEIYEEAIKEKYRFYSYGDGMLII; this comes from the coding sequence ATGATGAAGAGTAATTTAGACCCACTTAAAACTTCTAGCTATGATTATGATTTACCAAAGGAACTCATAGCTACGAAGCCAGTTTACCCAGCAGACAGTGCAAAACTTTTAGTTTATAATAGAGAAACTGACACAATAACTCATACAACTTTTAAGTCTTTAATGGATGTACTTCCTGATAATTTATCTGTATTTTTAAATGATACTAAAGTTATAAAAGCAAGAATCTTTGGAGAAAAAGAGTCAGGTGGAAAAGTTGAACTACTATTTAATAAACCTCTTTTTATGGATAGATATTTAGTAATGATTAGAGGTAAGGTTAAAGTAGGAACAAAACTATTTTTCCCTATGAACTTACAAGCAGAAGTTTTAGAAGTAAATGATGATGGAAGTAGAGTTGTAAACTTTATAAAAGATGATAAAAAACTTGACTTTTTAACACTAGTTGAAATTTTAAATGAAATAGGTCATTTACCTCTTCCTCCTTATATGAATAGAGAAGATGAAGAAAAAGACAATAAAGATTATCAAACTCTATTTGCTAAAAACTATGGTGCTGTTGCTGCTCCAACAGCTTCTTTACACTTTACAGAAGAACTATTAAAGAGAATCAATAATAAATATGATGTAAACTATCTAACACTTCATGTTGGAGCTGGAACATTTAAACCAGTTGATAGTGAAGATATTTTATCTCACCCTATGCATAGTGAATACTTTGAAATAGGAATTGATGCTAAAAAATCTTTAGATGAAGCACAAAAGGTTTTAGCTGTAGGAACTACTGTTACAAGAACAGTTGAGTATTATGCAAGAACAAACAAAATACAAGGGGAATGTGATTTATTTTTAAATCCGGCTAATACACCTATAAAAGTTGATCATTTACTAACTAATTTCCACCTTCCTAAGTCAACATTAATTATGCTTATTGCATCATTCGTTGGTTTAGAAAAAACACTAGAAATATATGAAGAAGCCATCAAAGAGAAATATAGATTTTACTCTTATGGTGATGGTATGCTTATTATCTAA
- a CDS encoding 3'-5' exonuclease, producing MPHYVLFDTETTGNQEEDRVIQFGAMIVDQKGKIEAYDEFCYSDVEIKIEAMEVHNITPDLIEGKPKATETTFYKRLEELNSNENFLIAHNIAFDMGMIEKEGFINSYQIIDTLRCAKHLFPDMPYHRLQYLRYALELYKVEEAEAAKHNITIKAHDAIGDVLVMKLFLTKLVGKCREIYPDYNPMEKLVDLTKTPVFIKSFKFGKYKNKEIAKVAQEDPGYLNWMKSNMDLDEDLKYTLEKVLG from the coding sequence ATGCCACACTACGTACTATTTGATACAGAAACAACAGGAAACCAAGAAGAAGATAGAGTAATCCAATTTGGAGCAATGATTGTTGACCAAAAAGGTAAAATTGAAGCATATGATGAGTTTTGTTATTCAGATGTTGAAATTAAAATTGAAGCAATGGAAGTTCATAATATCACTCCTGATTTAATTGAAGGAAAACCAAAAGCTACTGAAACTACTTTTTATAAAAGATTAGAAGAGTTAAACAGTAATGAAAACTTTTTAATTGCCCACAATATTGCTTTTGATATGGGAATGATAGAAAAAGAAGGATTTATTAATAGCTATCAAATTATTGATACTTTAAGATGTGCTAAACATCTATTCCCAGATATGCCTTACCATAGATTACAATATTTAAGATATGCCCTTGAACTATATAAAGTAGAAGAAGCAGAAGCGGCTAAACACAATATCACAATCAAAGCTCACGATGCAATTGGTGATGTTTTAGTTATGAAACTATTCTTAACTAAACTAGTAGGAAAATGTAGAGAAATCTATCCAGACTACAACCCAATGGAAAAACTAGTAGATTTAACGAAAACTCCTGTGTTTATAAAATCTTTTAAATTTGGAAAATACAAAAATAAAGAGATTGCAAAAGTAGCTCAAGAAGACCCAGGATACTTAAACTGGATGAAATCTAATATGGATTTAGACGAAGATTTAAAATACACTTTAGAAAAAGTTTTAGGTTAG
- a CDS encoding sodium-dependent transporter yields the protein MTRFSRIGFILAAAGSAVGLGNIWKFPYVTGEYGGGAFVIVYLLAILFIGLTVFIAETVIGQNGQSDVSTSFVTLSKSKNKNWKFAGFMVFTGLIILSFYSVVLGWILNYVFTSFSGLPTEAKVAGAAFEKLISNDIGSLILYHTLIAGSVIFIVLKGIKEGIEKINLILMPLLGLILFGLLIYALTLDSFSQAISFMFSPDWSKINGDALLAALGQAFFTLSLGVGTILTYSASLSKKTNFVKTSISVALVDTSIAIIAGLIIFSFLFEAGAPSAAGPGLVFISLPVIFSGWGVLGQVIAISFFVALIFAGITSAVSMIEPSLRFFIERFNITRAKATIISGTTFYILGIVALLSMSKSFGAELTFFGKNAFDLMDFMTSSVMMPIAAILTSVFLGYFVDKQTLKDKFTQHVPLAVFNIWYFLIRYIVPFAIVVLLLNKLGIIQ from the coding sequence GTGACACGATTTTCTAGGATTGGTTTCATTCTAGCAGCTGCAGGGTCAGCTGTTGGATTAGGAAACATATGGAAATTTCCATATGTTACAGGTGAATATGGTGGTGGTGCATTTGTTATTGTATACCTACTTGCTATCTTATTCATTGGTCTTACAGTATTTATTGCAGAAACAGTAATTGGACAAAATGGACAGTCTGATGTTTCTACTTCATTTGTAACTTTATCAAAATCAAAAAACAAAAACTGGAAGTTTGCAGGTTTTATGGTTTTTACAGGTTTAATTATCCTTTCATTTTACTCAGTTGTTCTAGGATGGATTTTAAACTATGTATTTACATCTTTCTCTGGCTTGCCAACAGAAGCAAAAGTTGCAGGTGCTGCCTTTGAAAAACTAATTTCAAATGATATTGGCTCGTTAATTCTATATCACACTTTAATTGCAGGTTCTGTAATCTTTATTGTTTTAAAGGGTATTAAAGAAGGTATTGAAAAAATAAACTTAATTCTAATGCCTTTATTAGGACTTATTCTATTTGGTCTTTTAATTTATGCTTTAACATTAGATTCATTCTCTCAAGCTATTTCATTTATGTTCTCTCCTGATTGGAGCAAGATTAATGGTGATGCACTTTTAGCAGCTTTAGGACAAGCATTCTTTACACTATCTTTAGGTGTTGGTACAATCTTGACTTATTCTGCCTCTTTATCAAAGAAGACAAACTTTGTTAAAACTTCTATCTCAGTTGCACTTGTTGATACTTCAATTGCAATTATTGCTGGTTTAATCATTTTCTCTTTCCTATTTGAAGCTGGTGCTCCAAGTGCAGCAGGTCCAGGATTAGTATTTATTTCTTTACCAGTTATATTCTCAGGATGGGGAGTATTAGGTCAAGTTATTGCAATTTCATTCTTTGTTGCTTTAATCTTTGCAGGTATTACTTCTGCAGTATCTATGATTGAGCCATCACTTAGATTCTTTATAGAAAGATTTAATATCACAAGAGCAAAAGCTACTATTATTTCAGGAACAACATTCTATATCTTAGGTATTGTTGCCCTACTTTCAATGAGTAAATCTTTTGGTGCAGAATTAACTTTCTTTGGAAAAAATGCATTTGATTTAATGGACTTCATGACTTCATCTGTAATGATGCCAATTGCAGCTATTTTAACTTCTGTATTCTTAGGATACTTTGTTGATAAACAAACACTTAAAGATAAGTTTACTCAGCATGTACCATTAGCTGTATTTAATATTTGGTACTTCTTAATTAGATATATTGTTCCATTTGCAATTGTAGTTTTACTATTAAATAAATTAGGAATTATTCAATAA
- a CDS encoding DEAD/DEAH box helicase, with amino-acid sequence MKKFLEFNFNKAINAAIEQKGYDTPTKVQRKVVPIIKKGIDTIAASKSGTGKTAAYVLPMLDKVNSNLNFNNRVLRGLVLVPTRELVEQVSKSLNDYGKFLKVKHTKIMGGTSKAKQEQIINGGIDIIVATPGRLKDLVESEILDLSSVNYLVLDEADTMLEMGFLEEIEEIFSYCSPYKQIVMCSATISQNIRKLAKEFMKEPVTVQVHDRRDTVSLIEHRAFKIDVKKKKELNTRLIKDSKYEQVLLFVNKKDAANAALEHFNAHGVKAAALHGEIEYKQRVQAIKDFKNKKIKVLIATDIAGRGLDVEKLPLVINYNLPETTDDFTHRVGRTGRAGNKGEVITILTVEDYNHFTKIERDLRLNVKREIHEDFPLKDRQPRQKVQKKKKLSEKKGRKTPSSEPKKTGAKSKKTTKRDANRSFRR; translated from the coding sequence ATAAAAAAGTTTTTAGAGTTTAACTTTAATAAAGCAATTAATGCTGCTATTGAACAAAAAGGTTATGATACTCCAACAAAAGTTCAAAGAAAAGTTGTTCCTATTATAAAAAAAGGTATAGATACTATTGCTGCATCTAAATCTGGGACAGGAAAAACAGCTGCTTATGTTTTACCAATGTTAGACAAAGTAAATTCAAATCTAAACTTTAATAATAGAGTTTTAAGAGGTTTAGTTTTAGTTCCAACAAGGGAGCTTGTAGAGCAAGTTTCAAAATCTTTAAATGATTATGGTAAGTTTTTAAAAGTAAAACATACAAAAATCATGGGTGGTACTAGTAAAGCAAAACAAGAGCAAATTATCAATGGTGGTATTGATATTATTGTTGCAACACCTGGAAGACTAAAAGATTTAGTTGAAAGTGAAATTTTAGATTTAAGTAGTGTTAACTATTTAGTTTTAGATGAAGCTGATACTATGCTTGAAATGGGATTCTTAGAAGAAATTGAAGAAATCTTTTCATACTGTTCTCCATATAAACAAATAGTTATGTGTTCTGCAACTATCTCTCAAAATATTAGAAAACTAGCAAAAGAGTTTATGAAAGAACCTGTAACTGTACAAGTTCATGATAGAAGAGATACTGTTAGCTTAATTGAGCATAGAGCTTTTAAAATTGATGTAAAAAAGAAAAAAGAGTTAAATACAAGATTAATCAAAGATTCAAAATATGAACAAGTACTTCTATTTGTAAATAAAAAAGATGCTGCAAATGCTGCTTTAGAGCATTTTAATGCACATGGTGTAAAAGCTGCTGCTTTACATGGAGAAATAGAGTATAAACAAAGAGTTCAAGCAATTAAAGATTTTAAAAATAAAAAAATCAAAGTTCTTATTGCAACTGATATTGCAGGACGTGGACTTGATGTTGAAAAACTTCCTTTAGTAATTAACTATAATCTTCCAGAGACAACAGATGATTTTACTCATAGAGTAGGAAGAACTGGTAGAGCAGGAAATAAAGGTGAAGTTATTACAATCTTAACAGTAGAGGACTATAATCACTTTACAAAGATAGAAAGAGATTTAAGACTAAATGTTAAAAGAGAAATACATGAAGACTTTCCTTTAAAAGATAGACAACCTAGACAAAAAGTTCAAAAAAAGAAAAAACTTAGTGAGAAAAAAGGAAGAAAAACTCCTTCTTCTGAGCCTAAAAAAACAGGTGCAAAATCTAAGAAAACTACAAAAAGAGACGCTAACAGAAGCTTCAGAAGATAA
- a CDS encoding murein transglycosylase domain-containing protein, translating to MKKTILISLAFLFTGCSVHDAYRITNAALSKDPSAALKSLAKSQAISYSSNPKKLINDIKFLSSLIENIDKKWGKGNRKVPQPKEYVKYMQDYKSRAFVDFDKGLVTVETIDETDTKSSLKNAIITTLLLPEDPRAFDLFGTSEVKLGKTPYLYKEVKDDQNKDIRWEWRAKRYANILINSKVKTKKIKNGNKTLKVSYVEIPMVKDHANVRVAKFKPFVQQFARKYNISENLVYAIIQTESNFNQFAVSHAGAIGLMQIVPSTAGIDAYSYTKGKKWKPSNSYLFNAKNNIELGSAYIDILNNRYLKGISNPISKEYCVISAYNTGSGNVLKTFSSNRTTAINKINSKKPIDVYNKLRTNLPYEETRNYLKKVITNKKEFISI from the coding sequence ATGAAAAAAACAATACTTATATCTTTGGCCTTTTTATTTACTGGTTGTAGTGTTCATGATGCTTATAGAATTACAAATGCTGCTCTAAGTAAAGATCCGTCTGCGGCACTAAAATCTTTAGCAAAATCTCAAGCTATTTCTTATTCTTCAAACCCTAAAAAACTTATAAATGATATTAAGTTCTTATCTTCACTTATTGAAAATATTGATAAGAAATGGGGAAAAGGAAATAGAAAAGTCCCTCAACCAAAAGAGTATGTAAAATACATGCAAGACTACAAAAGTAGAGCCTTTGTTGATTTTGATAAAGGATTAGTAACTGTTGAGACAATTGATGAAACAGACACAAAATCAAGTTTAAAAAATGCGATTATTACAACTCTTTTACTACCAGAAGACCCAAGAGCTTTTGATTTATTTGGAACATCAGAAGTAAAACTTGGGAAAACACCATATCTTTATAAAGAAGTTAAAGATGACCAAAATAAAGATATTAGATGGGAATGGAGAGCAAAAAGATATGCAAATATTTTAATTAACTCTAAAGTTAAAACTAAAAAAATCAAAAATGGAAATAAAACTCTAAAAGTATCTTATGTTGAAATTCCTATGGTAAAAGACCATGCAAATGTAAGAGTTGCAAAGTTTAAACCTTTTGTTCAACAATTTGCTAGAAAATACAATATTAGCGAAAACCTTGTTTATGCGATTATTCAAACAGAAAGTAACTTCAATCAGTTTGCAGTAAGTCATGCAGGAGCAATTGGACTTATGCAAATTGTTCCAAGTACAGCGGGAATTGATGCCTACAGTTATACTAAGGGTAAAAAATGGAAACCATCAAACTCTTATCTTTTTAATGCAAAAAACAATATTGAATTAGGTTCTGCATATATTGATATACTAAATAATAGATATCTAAAAGGTATTTCAAATCCTATTTCAAAAGAGTATTGTGTAATTAGTGCGTATAATACAGGTTCAGGAAATGTACTAAAAACATTCTCTTCAAATAGAACAACAGCAATAAACAAAATCAATAGTAAAAAACCAATAGATGTTTATAATAAACTAAGAACTAATCTTCCATATGAAGAGACAAGAAACTATCTAAAAAAAGTAATCACAAACAAAAAAGAGTTTATTAGTATTTAA
- the ribA gene encoding GTP cyclohydrolase II: MTQSQIANLPTRYGNFDIKAYKDGCQEHLAIMSKNFKDIETPLVRIHSECLTGDTIGSLKCDCNNQLGLALELISKEGGLVIYHRQEGRNIGLVNKINAYNLQDQGFNTIDANLKLGFKADERDYGAVGFILKDLNLKKIKLITNNPKKIDFVKSCGLEIDSRVPALTKTNKHNENYLQTKKEHLGHML; this comes from the coding sequence ATTACCCAATCACAAATTGCAAACCTACCTACAAGATATGGAAACTTTGATATAAAAGCTTATAAAGATGGTTGCCAAGAGCATCTTGCAATTATGAGTAAAAACTTTAAAGACATAGAAACCCCTTTAGTAAGAATACACTCAGAGTGTTTAACAGGTGATACAATTGGTAGTTTAAAATGTGATTGTAATAATCAACTAGGCTTAGCCTTAGAGCTTATTTCTAAAGAAGGTGGCTTAGTTATTTATCATAGACAAGAAGGAAGAAATATTGGCCTTGTAAATAAAATCAATGCCTATAACCTACAAGACCAAGGATTTAACACAATTGATGCAAACTTAAAATTAGGCTTTAAAGCTGACGAAAGAGATTATGGAGCAGTTGGTTTTATACTGAAAGATTTAAATTTAAAAAAGATAAAACTAATTACAAATAATCCTAAAAAAATTGATTTTGTAAAAAGTTGTGGCCTAGAAATTGATAGTAGAGTTCCTGCACTTACTAAAACAAATAAACATAATGAGAACTATTTACAAACTAAAAAAGAGCATTTAGGTCATATGCTTTAA
- a CDS encoding response regulator, protein MSQPNSCSFDKNYLASTTILFIENNDKIRFETSEIFSAFFKKVLVAKEVEEAINIYQDNKASIDIIITDVDFPNYRGIDLLSQIRSINWEVPILITTTFSDMNILVRAIKFNLANYIVKPIQLNTTLKIMSEIVKRKQQKKELAVKNNELRQFMAILDSCNIICEMDLNFKITSANDAFLINSEFSLDELIGMGFNDKQIFKSADATDRKIIDTLRAGKTWVGLSKKLTKQGANYYTHSTILPIFYNDGRIKKYIEFSTLISKYENEVLSLRKHIYLLKSENLKVNTELKKEKDYYFQVAEKLQEQVDDNVNNAQKILFELYEVKKQNKILQEKLKMQESRFEEFQATMLCGN, encoded by the coding sequence ATGTCCCAACCTAATTCATGCTCATTTGACAAAAACTATTTAGCAAGTACAACAATTTTATTTATTGAAAATAATGATAAAATAAGATTTGAGACCTCAGAAATTTTTTCAGCCTTTTTCAAAAAAGTATTAGTTGCAAAAGAGGTAGAAGAGGCAATAAATATTTACCAAGATAATAAAGCAAGTATTGACATCATAATTACAGATGTAGATTTTCCAAACTACAGAGGAATTGATTTATTATCTCAAATTAGAAGTATTAACTGGGAAGTTCCTATTTTAATCACAACTACTTTTTCAGATATGAATATTCTAGTAAGAGCTATCAAGTTTAACCTTGCAAACTATATAGTTAAGCCAATTCAATTAAATACAACTTTAAAAATTATGTCAGAGATTGTAAAAAGAAAACAACAGAAAAAAGAGCTTGCTGTTAAAAACAATGAGTTAAGACAGTTTATGGCGATTTTAGACTCTTGTAATATTATTTGTGAGATGGACTTAAACTTTAAAATTACATCTGCAAATGATGCTTTCTTGATAAACTCTGAATTTAGCTTAGATGAGTTAATAGGAATGGGCTTTAATGATAAGCAGATTTTTAAAAGTGCAGATGCCACAGATAGAAAAATTATTGATACTTTAAGAGCTGGAAAAACTTGGGTTGGACTTAGTAAGAAGCTTACAAAACAGGGTGCAAACTATTATACTCACTCAACTATTTTACCAATATTTTATAATGATGGAAGAATAAAAAAATATATTGAGTTTTCTACTTTAATCTCAAAGTATGAAAATGAAGTTTTATCATTAAGAAAGCATATATATTTACTAAAGAGTGAAAACCTAAAGGTAAACACTGAACTTAAAAAAGAGAAAGATTACTATTTCCAAGTAGCAGAAAAACTTCAAGAACAAGTTGATGACAACGTAAACAATGCTCAAAAAATACTATTTGAGTTATATGAAGTTAAAAAACAAAATAAAATCTTGCAAGAGAAATTAAAAATGCAAGAGAGTAGGTTTGAAGAGTTTCAAGCAACTATGTTGTGTGGAAACTAA